A window of uncultured Fusobacterium sp. contains these coding sequences:
- the ribE gene encoding 6,7-dimethyl-8-ribityllumazine synthase: MKVLQGIYTGKGLRVGIVAARFNEFITSKLIGGAEDALLRHEVEADNIELAWVPGAFEIPLVAKRMAESGKYDAIITLGAVIKGSTPHFDYVCAEVSKGVATVSLNSNIPVIFGVLTTNSIEEAIERAGTKAGNKGFDAAVTALEMANLLKGM; the protein is encoded by the coding sequence ATGAAAGTATTACAAGGAATTTATACTGGAAAAGGATTAAGAGTAGGAATAGTAGCTGCAAGATTTAATGAGTTTATCACATCTAAACTTATTGGTGGAGCAGAAGATGCCCTATTAAGACATGAAGTAGAAGCTGATAATATAGAATTAGCTTGGGTACCAGGAGCTTTTGAAATTCCACTTGTAGCAAAAAGAATGGCAGAATCAGGGAAGTATGATGCAATTATTACTTTAGGAGCAGTAATTAAAGGTTCAACACCACACTTCGACTATGTTTGTGCTGAAGTATCAAAAGGAGTAGCAACTGTTAGCTTAAATAGTAATATTCCTGTAATTTTTGGAGTACTTACTACAAATAGTATTGAAGAAGCTATTGAAAGAGCGGGAACAAAAGCAGGAAATAAAGGTTTTGATGCAGCAGTTACAGCACTAGAAATGGCAAATTTACTAAAGGGGATGTAA